From Streptomyces durmitorensis, a single genomic window includes:
- a CDS encoding MMPL family transporter, protein MAALARWCVKHRLLAVLLWLVALGGAASAAAVAGSAYSNDYEVPGTESGRATQLLNEGFEGIGGDSNTVVWRTEAGTTVRAADVEQTMTGALDTIEDMPAVASVSSPYTERGAAQISDDARIAYANVTFHEQADAIDKADAQALVDTAKAAASDSLDVELGGSAVGLTESKSAQTAEIVGVAVAAVVLFLAFGSLAASILPIATALVSVGTAYAGIVLLGHFMTVADFAPMLGTLIGLGVGIDYALFIVTRHRKGLKQGLPVAVAAERAVATTGRAVVFAGATVCIALLGMLILRLSFLNGVAIAGSLTVLLTVAASVTLLPALLSWIGPRALSRRERRTLAEHGPAPEVPTGLAARWSAFVERHPKLLGGVAIAVMALLALPTLSLHLGTSDQGNNPASATTRQAYDLLADGFGPGVNGPLTLVTDVHGAGDRLALTNLVPTLESTKGVASVSPVTYDADGTAAYVTVVPDSSPQSERTSDLVDRLRDDVLPMAEADTSLDLAVGGVTASYDDFAEIIVGKLPLFVGVVIGLGCVLLLLAFRSIGIPLKAAAMNVAAVASAFGVVVAIFQWGWGSELLGLGAAGPIEPFLPVIMVSVLFGLSMDYQVFLVSRMYEEWLETGDNRRAVRVGLAETSRVINSAAVIMISVFLAFVLSGDRVIAMFGIGLAAAVALDAFVLRTLLVPALMHMLGGANWWLPRGLDRWLPRISIEPPECRSNSAVVGARIPEQGDTHDAPVVEPDGLKERDVRDIAGRGR, encoded by the coding sequence GTGGCAGCACTCGCACGGTGGTGTGTGAAACACCGCCTCCTGGCAGTCCTGCTCTGGCTCGTCGCCCTCGGCGGCGCCGCGAGCGCCGCGGCCGTCGCCGGATCCGCGTACTCGAACGACTACGAAGTGCCGGGCACCGAGTCGGGCCGCGCGACCCAGCTCCTGAACGAGGGCTTCGAAGGGATCGGCGGCGACAGCAACACCGTCGTCTGGCGGACCGAGGCGGGCACCACCGTGCGCGCGGCCGACGTCGAGCAGACGATGACCGGCGCCCTCGACACGATCGAGGACATGCCCGCGGTGGCCTCCGTCAGCAGTCCGTACACCGAGCGCGGCGCCGCACAGATCAGTGACGACGCCCGCATCGCGTACGCGAACGTCACCTTCCACGAGCAGGCCGACGCCATCGACAAGGCGGACGCGCAGGCCCTCGTCGACACCGCGAAGGCCGCGGCGTCGGACAGCCTGGACGTCGAGCTCGGCGGCAGCGCCGTCGGCCTCACCGAGTCCAAGAGCGCGCAGACCGCCGAGATCGTCGGGGTCGCCGTGGCCGCCGTCGTGCTCTTCCTCGCCTTCGGCTCGCTCGCCGCCTCGATCCTGCCCATCGCCACGGCGCTGGTGTCGGTCGGCACGGCGTACGCGGGCATCGTGCTGCTCGGGCACTTCATGACCGTCGCGGACTTCGCGCCGATGCTGGGCACCCTGATCGGGCTCGGCGTCGGCATCGACTACGCCCTGTTCATCGTGACCAGACACCGCAAGGGCCTCAAGCAGGGCCTTCCGGTGGCCGTCGCCGCGGAACGCGCGGTCGCCACCACCGGGCGCGCGGTCGTCTTCGCGGGCGCCACCGTGTGCATCGCCCTGCTCGGCATGCTCATTCTGCGGCTCAGCTTCCTCAATGGCGTCGCGATCGCGGGCTCGCTGACCGTGCTCCTCACGGTCGCCGCCTCCGTGACGCTGCTCCCCGCCCTCCTGTCCTGGATCGGGCCGCGCGCGCTCAGCCGCCGCGAACGGCGCACCCTCGCCGAGCACGGCCCCGCCCCCGAGGTGCCCACCGGGCTCGCCGCCCGCTGGTCCGCCTTCGTCGAGCGGCACCCCAAGCTGCTCGGCGGCGTCGCCATCGCCGTGATGGCGCTCCTCGCCCTGCCCACGCTCTCCCTGCATCTGGGCACCTCCGACCAGGGCAACAACCCGGCGTCGGCCACCACACGCCAGGCCTACGACCTGCTCGCGGACGGCTTCGGCCCCGGCGTGAACGGCCCGCTCACGCTGGTCACCGACGTCCACGGAGCGGGCGACCGACTCGCCCTCACCAACCTCGTCCCCACGCTGGAATCGACCAAGGGCGTCGCCTCCGTCAGCCCCGTCACGTACGACGCCGACGGCACCGCCGCCTACGTCACCGTCGTACCGGACTCCTCCCCGCAGTCCGAGCGCACCAGCGACCTCGTCGACCGGCTGCGCGACGACGTGCTGCCCATGGCCGAGGCCGACACCTCGCTCGACCTGGCCGTCGGGGGCGTCACCGCGAGCTACGACGACTTCGCGGAGATCATCGTCGGCAAGCTGCCCCTCTTCGTGGGCGTGGTCATCGGCCTCGGCTGCGTCCTGCTCCTTCTCGCCTTCCGGTCCATCGGCATTCCGCTGAAGGCCGCCGCGATGAACGTGGCGGCGGTGGCATCGGCCTTCGGGGTCGTCGTCGCGATCTTCCAGTGGGGCTGGGGGAGCGAGCTGCTGGGCCTCGGCGCGGCCGGACCGATCGAACCCTTCCTGCCCGTGATCATGGTGTCGGTCCTCTTCGGGCTCTCGATGGACTACCAGGTCTTCCTGGTCAGCCGGATGTACGAGGAGTGGCTGGAGACCGGCGACAACCGGCGGGCCGTGCGCGTCGGCCTCGCCGAGACGAGCCGCGTGATCAACTCCGCGGCCGTGATCATGATCTCGGTCTTCCTCGCCTTCGTCCTCAGCGGCGACCGGGTCATCGCGATGTTCGGCATCGGCCTCGCGGCGGCGGTCGCGCTCGACGCGTTCGTGCTCCGTACGTTGCTGGTGCCGGCCCTCATGCACATGCTCGGCGGCGCCAACTGGTGGCTGCCGCGCGGCCTCGACCGGTGGCTGCCGCGCATCAGCATCGAGCCCCCGGAATGTCGTTCGAATTCGGCCGTCGTGGGTGCGAGGATCCCGGAGCAAGGGGACACGCACGACGCACCGGTCGTGGAGCCGGACGGACTGAAGGAGCGGGATGTTCGCGATATCGCTGGGCGAGGGCGCTGA
- a CDS encoding GNAT family N-acetyltransferase gives MFAISLGEGAELRPIEPWQAQEFLTHVDRAREYAAPWVPLTALTTDLASARERLQVFADKQAADTGRLYGIWLDDTLVGGVLFRIFDTANESCEIGVWLEPSAAGRGLITRASRVLIDWAVDTRGMHRVEWLASSANAPSIAVAKRLGMTKDGVLRESFPWQGVRHDMEVWSVLAPEWRKAREAREADADARRAAR, from the coding sequence ATGTTCGCGATATCGCTGGGCGAGGGCGCTGAGCTGAGGCCCATCGAGCCGTGGCAGGCGCAGGAGTTCCTCACGCACGTCGACCGGGCGCGCGAGTACGCGGCACCGTGGGTCCCCCTGACCGCGCTGACGACGGACCTCGCGTCGGCCCGGGAGCGGCTCCAGGTGTTCGCCGACAAGCAGGCCGCCGACACGGGGCGGCTCTACGGCATCTGGCTGGACGACACGCTCGTCGGCGGGGTGCTCTTCCGGATCTTCGACACGGCGAACGAGAGCTGCGAGATCGGCGTCTGGCTGGAGCCTTCGGCCGCCGGGCGCGGTCTGATCACCAGGGCGAGCCGCGTGCTCATCGACTGGGCGGTGGACACGCGCGGCATGCACCGCGTGGAGTGGCTCGCCTCGTCGGCGAACGCCCCCAGCATCGCGGTGGCCAAGCGGCTCGGGATGACCAAGGACGGGGTGCTGCGGGAGAGCTTCCCCTGGCAGGGGGTGCGGCACGACATGGAGGTGTGGTCGGTGCTCGCACCGGAGTGGCGGAAGGCGCGGGAGGCGCGCGAGGCGGATGCCGACGCCCGTCGCGCCGCTCGTTAA
- a CDS encoding helix-turn-helix transcriptional regulator: MSAGSSALGISAATRPAPCAMLTAVETRSVSPVFVGRADELGVLNDALARAKGRTPGTGEPQALLLGGEAGVGKTRLIEEFTAAARAEGAVVALGGCVEIGADGLPFAPFSSALRSLRRQLPDEVDAAAADQEGELARLLPELGEAPQRRRGTDAQHDEEGMARLFELTARLLERLATDRPVVIALEDLHWADASTRHLLAYLFRTLRSGSLVVVATYRADDIHRRHPLRPLLAELDRLRTVRRIELARFSKVEVARQMAGILSAEPAQTLVDDIFDRSDGNAFFVEELAVASHGDSCASITDSLRDLLLVRVEELPEDTQRVARIVAEGGSTVEYPLLAAVAGLAEDDLIEALRAAVGANILLPSPDGDGYRFRHSLVREAVGDDLLPGERSRISRRFATVLEADPSLVAADQRAARLASYWYHAHDAAKALPAVLRASVEARRRYAYSEQLRLLERAMELWDDAPEDIRLELRPLDYAEVYPPCGCDPATTPLRYLDLMAEAAVAGRLCGERERALKITKRALRLLEDEQDPLRSAWFWIQRSRLTSTLGRGDGWAEIATAQELVRGQPPSEVHAEVLTNVASWGMLHNPGEETLAAAQRAVEYARMVKAEEIELNARLIYGGLLVDAGDVEQGFAEMYAVRDRCVAPPGLVSRIPHIHVNLPSVLEGAGRSLEALEVGDQGIALCRKYGLTDTESWVQVNKAETLESLGRLDEAVEASEAARRGALSVKPRAGAALRLACIALTRGDLAESTAQLAVARSDYGTHHVLMPQYSLPMVTAALGIAAADPDRAAGVAAARAELEQALAKGFPPGTQRYTWPLLLAAATSEADTRGLPAAEPGRTEAIDSIRRAAKKLPAPMPVWAAHEQWVRAELLRAEDRDTPADWAATVTAFEPLGRPYDLARVRLRLAESLLATSAGAGAGAGAEADRERATALLRQAREVAERLRARPLAESVAGLAQRARLTLNDDEHAQAHGTARAHLTPVDPAEALGLTSRERDVLRRVAAGRSNRQIAEELFISPKTASVHVSNILAKLGVAGRGEAAALAHRLRLFPAERAQSTG, encoded by the coding sequence ATGAGCGCGGGGTCTTCTGCCCTCGGGATATCCGCTGCCACGAGGCCCGCACCCTGTGCGATGCTCACCGCTGTGGAGACCAGGTCCGTAAGCCCCGTGTTCGTCGGCCGCGCCGATGAGCTGGGCGTTCTGAACGACGCGCTCGCCCGTGCCAAGGGGAGGACCCCCGGCACGGGCGAGCCGCAGGCATTGCTGCTCGGCGGCGAGGCGGGCGTCGGCAAGACCCGCCTCATCGAGGAGTTCACCGCGGCGGCCCGCGCCGAAGGCGCCGTCGTCGCGCTCGGCGGCTGTGTCGAGATCGGCGCGGACGGACTGCCCTTCGCCCCCTTCTCCAGCGCCCTGCGCTCCCTGCGCCGCCAGCTCCCGGACGAGGTGGACGCCGCGGCCGCCGACCAGGAGGGCGAACTCGCCCGGCTCCTGCCCGAACTGGGCGAGGCCCCGCAGCGCCGCCGCGGCACCGACGCCCAGCACGACGAGGAAGGCATGGCCCGCCTCTTCGAGCTGACGGCCCGCCTCCTGGAGCGCCTCGCCACCGACCGGCCGGTCGTGATCGCCCTGGAGGACCTGCACTGGGCGGACGCCTCGACCAGGCACCTCCTCGCCTACCTCTTCCGCACGCTGCGCAGCGGCAGCCTCGTCGTCGTCGCCACCTACCGCGCCGACGACATCCACCGACGCCACCCGCTGCGCCCCCTCCTCGCCGAGCTGGACCGCCTGCGCACGGTGCGCCGCATCGAACTCGCCCGCTTCAGCAAGGTCGAGGTCGCCCGGCAGATGGCCGGGATCCTGAGCGCGGAGCCCGCGCAGACCCTGGTGGACGACATCTTCGACCGCTCGGACGGCAACGCCTTCTTCGTCGAGGAGCTCGCCGTCGCCTCGCACGGCGACAGCTGCGCGAGCATCACGGACTCCCTGCGCGACCTCCTTCTCGTACGCGTCGAGGAGCTGCCCGAGGACACCCAGCGGGTGGCCAGGATCGTCGCCGAGGGCGGCTCGACCGTCGAGTACCCGCTGCTCGCCGCTGTCGCAGGGCTCGCGGAGGACGACCTGATCGAGGCCCTTCGGGCCGCCGTCGGCGCCAACATCCTGCTGCCGTCGCCGGACGGAGACGGCTACCGCTTCCGGCACTCCCTGGTGCGCGAGGCGGTCGGCGACGACCTGCTGCCCGGTGAACGCTCCCGGATCAGCCGCCGGTTCGCGACGGTCCTCGAGGCCGACCCCTCACTCGTCGCCGCCGACCAGCGCGCCGCCCGCCTCGCCAGCTACTGGTACCACGCGCACGACGCGGCGAAGGCGCTGCCCGCCGTCCTGCGGGCCTCCGTCGAGGCCCGCCGCCGCTATGCGTACTCCGAGCAACTGCGCCTGCTCGAACGGGCGATGGAGCTGTGGGACGACGCCCCCGAGGACATCCGCCTCGAACTGCGCCCGCTCGACTACGCCGAGGTCTACCCTCCCTGCGGCTGCGACCCGGCCACCACCCCCCTGCGCTATCTCGACCTCATGGCGGAGGCCGCCGTCGCGGGACGCCTCTGCGGCGAGCGGGAACGCGCCCTGAAGATCACCAAGCGCGCGCTGCGGCTCCTGGAGGACGAGCAGGATCCCCTGCGCTCCGCCTGGTTCTGGATCCAGCGCTCCCGGCTCACCTCGACGCTCGGCCGCGGCGACGGCTGGGCGGAGATCGCCACCGCCCAGGAACTGGTCCGCGGCCAGCCGCCGTCCGAGGTGCATGCCGAGGTGCTCACCAACGTCGCCTCCTGGGGCATGCTGCACAACCCCGGCGAGGAGACCCTGGCGGCGGCCCAACGCGCCGTCGAGTACGCCCGGATGGTCAAGGCCGAGGAGATCGAACTCAACGCCCGGCTCATCTACGGCGGCCTCCTGGTCGACGCGGGCGACGTCGAGCAGGGATTCGCGGAGATGTACGCGGTCAGGGACCGCTGCGTGGCACCGCCCGGCCTGGTCTCCCGCATCCCGCACATCCACGTCAACCTGCCCTCCGTGCTCGAAGGCGCGGGCCGTTCCCTGGAGGCCCTTGAAGTCGGCGACCAGGGCATCGCGCTCTGCCGGAAGTACGGCCTCACCGACACCGAGAGCTGGGTCCAGGTCAACAAGGCGGAGACCCTTGAATCCCTTGGCCGCCTGGACGAGGCCGTCGAGGCCTCCGAGGCGGCCCGCCGTGGTGCGCTCAGCGTCAAACCGCGGGCCGGCGCGGCCCTGCGGCTCGCCTGCATAGCCCTCACCCGCGGCGATCTGGCTGAGTCCACCGCCCAACTGGCCGTGGCCCGCAGCGACTACGGCACGCACCACGTCCTCATGCCGCAGTACTCCCTGCCCATGGTCACCGCCGCCCTCGGCATCGCGGCGGCCGACCCCGACCGCGCGGCCGGCGTCGCCGCCGCGCGCGCCGAGCTCGAACAGGCCCTGGCCAAGGGCTTCCCGCCCGGCACCCAGCGCTACACCTGGCCCCTGCTGCTCGCCGCCGCCACCTCGGAGGCCGATACGCGCGGCCTGCCCGCCGCCGAGCCCGGCCGGACCGAGGCCATTGACAGCATCCGCCGAGCCGCCAAGAAACTCCCCGCACCCATGCCGGTCTGGGCCGCCCACGAGCAGTGGGTACGCGCCGAACTCCTGCGCGCCGAGGACCGCGACACCCCCGCCGACTGGGCCGCCACAGTCACCGCGTTCGAACCCCTCGGCCGCCCCTACGACCTTGCCCGCGTCCGCCTCCGCCTGGCCGAGTCCCTCCTCGCGACCTCCGCCGGAGCAGGCGCCGGAGCAGGCGCCGAAGCGGATCGCGAGCGTGCCACCGCTCTGCTGCGCCAGGCCCGTGAGGTGGCCGAACGCCTGAGGGCCCGGCCTCTCGCCGAGTCCGTCGCGGGGCTCGCCCAGCGCGCCCGCCTCACCCTGAACGACGACGAGCACGCCCAGGCCCACGGAACCGCGAGGGCCCACCTCACCCCGGTCGATCCCGCCGAGGCACTTGGTCTCACCAGCCGGGAGCGGGATGTGCTCCGCCGCGTCGCCGCGGGCCGCAGCAACCGCCAGATCGCCGAGGAGCTCTTCATCTCCCCGAAGACGGCGAGCGTCCACGTCTCCAACATCCTCGCCAAGCTGGGCGTCGCAGGCCGTGGCGAGGCGGCGGCCCTGGCCCACCGCCTGCGCCTGTTCCCCGCGGAACGCGCACAGTCGACCGGGTGA